A genomic window from Tolypothrix sp. PCC 7910 includes:
- a CDS encoding Gfo/Idh/MocA family protein, with protein MYNSEASLKTAKVRVGLVGTGYAAKFRSEALLHDERSHLVAIAGNELENTQAFAQQYQAETVSSWEQLVERDDIDLVIISTINRDHGAIARAALTHGKHVIVEYPLALDVVEAQEIIDLAKAQNKVLHVEHIEILGGLHQAIRQHIEKVGHIFYVRYSTVAPLHPAPRKWTYNHEFFGFPLMGALSRLHRLTDLFGEVFTVNCHQRFWQLEPEYFQTCFCIAQLCFTSGLLAQVVYGKGETLWQQERKFEVHGEQGGLIFEGEKGLFVQAGETTPIEVGTRRGLFAKDTTMVLDHILDGTPLYVTPEQSLYTLKVAEAARRAADTGLTIFIKDI; from the coding sequence ATGTACAATTCCGAGGCATCTTTAAAAACAGCAAAAGTGCGGGTAGGGCTGGTTGGTACGGGGTATGCGGCAAAGTTTCGCAGTGAGGCTTTGTTGCATGATGAGCGATCGCATTTAGTGGCGATCGCGGGCAATGAATTAGAAAATACCCAAGCCTTCGCGCAGCAATACCAGGCTGAAACTGTGAGTTCTTGGGAACAGCTAGTAGAAAGAGACGATATCGATTTAGTAATTATCTCCACCATTAACCGCGATCATGGGGCGATTGCTCGTGCTGCCCTCACTCATGGCAAACACGTGATTGTAGAATATCCCTTAGCTTTGGATGTCGTAGAAGCTCAGGAAATCATCGATTTAGCCAAAGCTCAAAACAAAGTACTGCACGTTGAACACATTGAAATTTTAGGCGGGCTGCATCAAGCTATCAGGCAACACATAGAAAAAGTTGGTCATATCTTTTATGTTCGCTACAGTACGGTTGCTCCCTTGCATCCAGCACCCCGCAAGTGGACTTATAACCATGAGTTCTTTGGTTTTCCGTTAATGGGTGCGCTTTCTAGGTTACATCGCCTCACAGACCTATTTGGTGAAGTATTCACCGTTAACTGTCATCAACGCTTTTGGCAATTAGAACCTGAGTATTTTCAAACCTGTTTTTGCATTGCACAACTGTGCTTTACTAGTGGATTATTAGCGCAAGTAGTTTATGGCAAAGGCGAAACTCTGTGGCAACAAGAACGCAAGTTTGAAGTTCATGGTGAACAAGGCGGATTAATTTTTGAGGGCGAGAAAGGATTGTTTGTGCAAGCAGGGGAAACAACACCCATAGAAGTTGGAACCCGTCGGGGTTTATTTGCGAAAGACACTACTATGGTGTTAGATCATATTCTTGATGGCACGCCTTTATATGTCACTCCAGAACAGAGCTTATATACCTTAAAGGTTGCTGAAGCTGCCAGACGAGCTGCGGATACAGGCTTAACTATATTTATCAAAGATATTTAA
- the map gene encoding type I methionyl aminopeptidase, with the protein MRTETIVILSQREIEKMRKAGRLAAQLLQHLEPMVKPGVSTQELNDEAERWTQAHGAKSAPLGYKGFPKSICTSVNEVICHGIPNVKQILRDGDIINIDVTPIVDGYHGDTSKTFLVGNPAPKTKKLVEVTEECLRRGIAEVKPGARIGDIGAAIQEYAEAQGFSVVRDFVGHGISNVFHTAPDIPHYGTRGKGKKLRTGMVFTIEPMINEGTWEVEVLSDKWTAVTRDRKLSAQFEHTIAVTEDGVEILTAL; encoded by the coding sequence ATGAGAACCGAAACAATCGTTATTTTATCTCAACGTGAAATCGAAAAGATGCGGAAGGCGGGGCGTTTAGCAGCCCAACTTTTACAGCATTTAGAACCAATGGTGAAGCCAGGGGTAAGTACTCAAGAACTCAATGATGAAGCCGAACGCTGGACACAAGCACATGGAGCGAAAAGCGCACCTTTGGGTTACAAAGGCTTTCCCAAATCTATTTGTACTAGTGTGAATGAGGTGATTTGTCACGGCATTCCTAATGTTAAACAAATTCTGCGGGATGGTGACATTATTAACATTGATGTTACGCCAATTGTTGATGGTTACCACGGCGATACATCAAAGACATTCTTAGTAGGTAATCCTGCACCAAAGACAAAAAAATTGGTGGAAGTGACAGAGGAATGTCTGCGGCGAGGAATTGCGGAAGTCAAACCAGGTGCGCGCATTGGCGATATTGGTGCAGCTATTCAAGAGTATGCAGAAGCGCAGGGATTTTCTGTAGTGCGTGATTTTGTTGGACATGGCATTAGTAACGTGTTTCACACTGCGCCAGATATTCCCCACTATGGTACAAGGGGCAAAGGTAAAAAGCTGAGAACAGGGATGGTATTTACTATTGAGCCAATGATTAACGAAGGTACTTGGGAAGTTGAAGTTCTCAGTGATAAATGGACGGCGGTGACACGCGATCGCAAACTTTCAGCGCAGTTTGAACATACTATTGCTGTGACTGAAGATGGTGTGGAGATTCTCACTGCTCTTTAG
- a CDS encoding pentapeptide repeat-containing protein → MTNDSNSSDIPTPEPFSEDDLQPDDFDSGTGEHHLTPDGLATQQALAAISALQSPQNTAALKQARSFFQPAKSNQFSVKTRALVLTLLAIAITILGLILNNWFIGAFGTLITLILSLAMLWPWVQNLLVKWFTPQDRTLFIAFIGLIVALIGLVRFSGLGDRLLATGRKINWEASGTLAEWFGALGQILIAIIAVYVAWRQYVISKDLTIQQNLLTVQQNIITQQQTIDSYFQGISDLVLDEEGLLEDWPQERSIAEGRTAAIFSSVDGSGKAKILRFLSRSKLLTPLKRDRRLGRAILNGIGGYAEDRLEGVRVIDLGVMLAGADLAGTDLRWTDLSEANLVRADLSGCDLVKANLSRTILYDAKLRNADLNGVRLFYGSVEKASPRSRTEPPNYHTGEHTGAVVENADFTDVQRMTESARYYCCAWCGEQSRSTIPGGCEGIPNKLGR, encoded by the coding sequence ATGACGAATGATTCCAACTCTTCCGATATCCCAACCCCAGAACCCTTCTCAGAAGATGATTTGCAACCAGATGATTTTGATAGTGGTACAGGTGAGCATCACCTGACACCAGATGGACTGGCGACACAACAGGCTTTAGCTGCAATTTCCGCTTTGCAATCGCCACAAAATACCGCAGCACTAAAACAAGCTCGTTCTTTTTTCCAGCCAGCTAAGAGCAATCAATTTTCTGTCAAAACCAGAGCTTTAGTACTGACTTTATTAGCGATCGCAATTACTATCCTGGGATTAATCCTGAATAACTGGTTTATTGGTGCTTTCGGAACACTGATCACCTTAATATTATCCCTAGCGATGCTCTGGCCTTGGGTGCAAAATCTGCTCGTCAAGTGGTTTACACCCCAAGATAGAACGCTGTTCATAGCGTTTATCGGACTAATTGTAGCGCTCATTGGCTTGGTGAGATTTTCGGGATTAGGCGATCGCTTATTAGCCACCGGACGCAAAATTAATTGGGAAGCGTCGGGGACTTTAGCGGAATGGTTCGGCGCTTTGGGACAAATTCTCATCGCTATCATTGCTGTTTACGTAGCTTGGCGACAATATGTAATTTCCAAAGATTTAACTATTCAGCAAAACCTGCTGACAGTGCAACAAAATATCATCACTCAGCAGCAAACTATCGACTCATATTTTCAAGGCATTTCCGATTTAGTCTTAGATGAAGAAGGACTATTAGAAGATTGGCCGCAAGAAAGGTCAATTGCGGAAGGACGCACAGCCGCCATTTTTAGTAGTGTTGATGGTAGCGGAAAAGCTAAGATTCTCCGCTTTCTTTCCCGTTCTAAATTACTTACACCCCTAAAACGCGATCGGCGCTTGGGGAGAGCTATTCTTAACGGTATTGGTGGATATGCTGAAGACCGCCTGGAAGGTGTGCGCGTCATCGATTTGGGTGTCATGCTAGCTGGCGCAGACTTAGCTGGTACAGATTTACGCTGGACTGACCTCAGCGAAGCTAATCTTGTCCGCGCCGACCTTAGCGGTTGTGATTTAGTCAAAGCCAACCTTTCCCGCACTATTTTATATGATGCCAAACTCCGCAACGCCGATTTAAATGGAGTGCGTCTGTTTTACGGTTCAGTAGAAAAAGCATCACCCCGCAGCCGCACCGAACCGCCAAATTATCACACTGGCGAACACACTGGTGCTGTCGTAGAAAATGCCGATTTCACAGATGTGCAGCGAATGACTGAATCAGCACGTTATTATTGTTGTGCCTGGTGTGGCGAACAGTCTCGCAGTACAATTCCTGGCGGTTGTGAGGGTATTCCTAATAAATTGGGAAGGTAA
- a CDS encoding tetratricopeptide repeat protein produces the protein MTLELTDWDKDLPSQGDEEYQALVRTLNFTEGFGLLFVRCSPSECEQLITKVNEDITNKNIEVLRLDKAVDNLYEIIDKLDNKEKINILLITGLEHSFYEYEECKSLAGWNSRDIYSYSWKGVPPVLINLNQQRERLKDNFNICFVFLLPIFAIKYFIQRAPDFFDWRSGLFEFPIDLKTLEQESSRIIKDGHYEKYLTLLPEERTQAILAIQELITEENQTSERQYGLLFNLGRLQSAEKNYKQAVASFDKALGMKPDFYQAWNKRGIALMDLGNDEEAVASFDKALGMKPDFYQAWNNRGYALCNIGLNEEAVASCDKALEFKSDYHQAWGNRGNALANLGRYEEAVASYDRLLELKPDDHLAWHNRGVTLANLGRYEEAVASYNKAIEIKPNFYQAWGNRGNALEDLGHNEEAFASYDKVLAIKSDDHIAWNNRGYVLENLGRYEEAVASYDKAIEFKPDYYLAWNNRGYALANLGRYEEAVVSYNKVIEFKPDYYLAWNNWGNALVNLGRYEEAVVSYNKAIEFKPDYHLAWNNRGNVLEDLGHNEEAVASYDKVLELKPDDHLAWYNRGNALANLERYEEAVASYDKAIEIKPDFYQAWGNRGNALEDLGRNEEAVASYDKVLELKFDDHLAWNNRGNALANLERYEEAVVSYDKAIELKPDYQLAWYNRSRCYALQDNIEKVLENLQHAIKLSPEKYREWVKTDSNFDTIRKDERFQALIQG, from the coding sequence ATGACATTAGAACTGACGGATTGGGATAAAGATTTACCATCGCAAGGAGATGAAGAATATCAAGCCTTAGTCCGCACACTGAATTTTACAGAAGGTTTTGGCTTATTATTTGTTCGTTGCTCTCCATCTGAATGTGAGCAGTTAATTACTAAAGTCAACGAAGATATTACTAATAAAAATATTGAAGTTCTACGACTTGATAAAGCCGTCGATAATTTATATGAAATAATTGATAAATTAGATAATAAAGAAAAAATAAATATTTTATTGATTACAGGGCTAGAGCATTCATTTTATGAATATGAAGAATGCAAAAGCCTTGCAGGTTGGAATAGTAGAGATATTTATTCATATAGCTGGAAGGGTGTACCACCTGTTTTAATTAACCTTAACCAACAGCGAGAACGGTTAAAAGATAACTTTAATATCTGTTTTGTATTTTTGCTACCAATATTTGCAATTAAATATTTTATTCAACGTGCGCCTGATTTTTTTGACTGGCGTTCTGGTTTGTTTGAATTTCCTATAGATTTGAAAACCTTAGAACAAGAGTCATCACGCATTATTAAAGATGGACATTATGAAAAATATCTTACTTTATTGCCAGAAGAAAGAACTCAAGCAATACTAGCAATTCAAGAGTTAATAACAGAAGAAAATCAAACATCCGAGCGTCAATACGGTTTATTATTTAACCTGGGAAGATTGCAGTCTGCTGAAAAAAATTATAAACAAGCAGTTGCATCCTTTGACAAAGCACTCGGAATGAAACCTGATTTTTACCAAGCTTGGAACAAGCGTGGGATTGCGCTAATGGACTTAGGAAATGATGAAGAAGCAGTTGCATCCTTCGACAAGGCACTCGGAATGAAACCTGATTTCTATCAAGCTTGGAACAACCGGGGCTATGCGCTATGTAATATAGGTCTGAATGAAGAAGCAGTTGCATCCTGTGACAAAGCATTAGAATTTAAATCTGATTACCACCAAGCTTGGGGAAATCGGGGAAATGCGCTAGCGAATTTAGGACGCTATGAAGAAGCAGTTGCATCCTATGACAGACTACTAGAATTAAAACCTGATGACCACCTAGCTTGGCACAATCGGGGGGTTACGCTAGCGAATTTAGGACGCTATGAAGAGGCAGTTGCATCCTACAACAAAGCAATTGAAATCAAACCTAATTTTTACCAAGCTTGGGGCAACCGGGGAAATGCGTTAGAAGATTTAGGACACAATGAAGAAGCGTTTGCATCCTATGACAAAGTACTCGCAATTAAATCTGATGACCATATAGCTTGGAACAACCGAGGATATGTGCTAGAGAATTTAGGACGCTATGAAGAAGCAGTTGCATCCTATGACAAAGCAATAGAATTTAAACCTGATTATTACTTAGCTTGGAATAATCGGGGATATGCACTAGCGAATTTAGGACGCTATGAAGAAGCAGTTGTATCCTACAACAAAGTAATAGAATTTAAACCTGATTATTACCTAGCTTGGAATAACTGGGGAAATGCACTAGTGAATTTAGGACGCTATGAAGAAGCAGTTGTATCCTACAACAAAGCAATAGAATTTAAACCTGATTATCACCTAGCTTGGAATAACCGGGGAAATGTGCTAGAGGATTTAGGGCATAATGAAGAAGCAGTTGCATCCTATGACAAAGTACTAGAATTAAAACCTGATGACCACCTAGCTTGGTACAATCGGGGAAATGCGCTAGCGAATTTAGAACGCTATGAAGAAGCAGTTGCATCCTACGACAAAGCAATAGAAATTAAACCTGATTTTTACCAAGCTTGGGGCAATAGGGGAAATGCGCTAGAGGATTTAGGACGTAATGAAGAAGCAGTTGCATCCTATGACAAAGTACTAGAATTAAAATTTGACGATCATCTAGCTTGGAACAACCGGGGAAATGCACTAGCGAATTTAGAACGCTATGAAGAAGCAGTTGTATCCTACGACAAAGCAATAGAATTAAAACCTGATTATCAGTTAGCTTGGTACAACAGATCTCGCTGTTATGCACTTCAAGATAATATTGAGAAGGTATTAGAAAATCTGCAACATGCAATCAAGCTTAGTCCTGAAAAATATCGTGAATGGGTGAAAACTGACTCTAATTTTGATACCATTCGCAAAGATGAGCGCTTTCAAGCATTGATTCAAGGATAG
- a CDS encoding Uma2 family endonuclease: MVTLQLRQLSVPPGHRVILHNVSWQEFEAILEELGDHRAARLAYSQGTLEMRMPLPKHEVAKVIIGDLVKILLEELEIDCESFGSTTFKREDMASGVEPDDSFYIQNHAQMIGKERIDLTVDPPPDLVIEVDVTSKTQLEAYEALRVPELWLYEDGKLQINLLRNGKYIQSDNSPNFPNLPIVETILRFIEQSRTVGRSPALRAFRKWVREQI; encoded by the coding sequence ATGGTAACACTTCAATTACGACAATTAAGTGTTCCGCCGGGACACAGAGTGATACTTCACAATGTTAGTTGGCAAGAATTTGAAGCAATTTTAGAAGAACTTGGCGACCATCGAGCAGCGCGATTAGCTTACAGCCAGGGAACTTTGGAGATGAGAATGCCATTACCAAAGCATGAGGTAGCTAAAGTTATTATTGGGGATTTAGTCAAAATTTTGCTAGAGGAGTTAGAGATTGACTGCGAAAGTTTTGGCTCAACCACCTTTAAACGTGAAGACATGGCTAGTGGCGTAGAGCCAGATGATTCTTTTTACATTCAAAATCATGCTCAAATGATTGGTAAAGAGCGCATTGATTTAACAGTTGATCCACCACCTGATTTAGTAATTGAAGTTGATGTTACTTCTAAAACTCAACTAGAGGCTTACGAAGCTTTAAGAGTTCCTGAGCTTTGGCTATATGAAGATGGCAAGTTACAAATTAATCTTCTTCGGAATGGTAAATATATTCAATCAGACAATAGCCCTAATTTTCCTAACTTGCCTATTGTGGAAACAATTCTTCGTTTTATTGAACAAAGCCGAACTGTGGGGAGAAGTCCAGCATTGAGAGCATTTAGAAAGTGGGTGAGAGAGCAAATATAA
- a CDS encoding elongation factor G — translation MNEKVKSGSRNVAIVGPYLSGKTTLLESLLFVTGAISRKGSVKDGNTIGDSANESRDRHMSVEVSAASTEYNDLRFNFLDCPGSVEFAQETYNALMGVDAAIVVCEPIRDRVLTLAPLFKFLDDWEIPHIVFVNKMDRANIHVLETLHALKAVSSRPLVAHQYPIMQGEQLTGFIDMVSEQAYQYHSGAPADLIPFPENLKEEEHTARAEMLEALANFDDHLLEELLEDIEPPQEEILKDLKMELGADLVVPVFFGVAEQDYGVRPLLEALVREAPEPETTAERRLTKASNTPIAQVLKTFYTPQGGKLSLVRVWQGKLTDGIVLNGVRAGGLYRLMGQQQQSVNEVLAGDIVALSRLEGIKTGDILSSDPQLKADLPKAEQLEPVYALAITPEKRNDEVKLSSAITKLLEEDPSLNWEQHGDTHEVILWGQGEIHLQVALDRLRRKYNLPMTTHMPQVPYKETIRKPVAAVHGRYKHQSGGHGQFGDVFLDIQPLPRGEGFNFRETIVGGVVPRQYIPGVEMGVREFLAHGPLGFPVVDVAVTLTNGSYHNVDSSEQAFKQAARLAMQTGVPQAQPTLLEPILKVQVTTPSEFTSKALQLLSGKRGQILGYEGRNDWQGWDNISAYLPQAEMHDFIVELRSLTLGVGSFHWEYDHLQEVPEKLAERVLQSNTNGHANGNGNGNSK, via the coding sequence ATGAACGAAAAAGTAAAATCGGGTTCGCGGAATGTTGCAATTGTCGGCCCTTATTTAAGTGGAAAAACAACTTTATTAGAAAGTTTGTTATTTGTCACAGGGGCAATTTCCCGTAAAGGCAGTGTCAAGGATGGTAACACAATTGGGGATAGTGCGAACGAATCGCGCGATCGCCACATGAGTGTAGAAGTCAGCGCTGCTAGCACTGAATATAACGACTTGCGCTTTAACTTTCTGGACTGTCCCGGAAGTGTTGAATTTGCCCAAGAAACTTATAATGCCTTAATGGGAGTCGATGCGGCAATTGTAGTTTGCGAACCCATCCGCGATCGCGTCCTCACCCTTGCTCCTCTATTTAAATTCTTAGATGATTGGGAAATTCCCCACATCGTCTTTGTTAATAAAATGGACAGGGCAAATATTCATGTTCTCGAAACATTACACGCCCTCAAAGCCGTTTCCAGCCGTCCCCTAGTCGCGCATCAATATCCCATCATGCAAGGGGAACAGCTCACAGGCTTTATTGATATGGTGAGTGAACAAGCATATCAATATCATTCAGGCGCACCAGCTGACTTAATTCCCTTCCCCGAAAATTTAAAAGAAGAAGAACATACCGCACGAGCAGAAATGCTCGAAGCTTTAGCGAATTTTGACGACCACTTATTGGAAGAGCTTTTAGAAGATATTGAACCACCCCAAGAAGAAATTCTCAAAGATTTAAAAATGGAATTAGGGGCAGATTTAGTAGTCCCCGTTTTCTTTGGTGTGGCAGAACAAGATTATGGTGTGAGACCTTTATTAGAAGCTTTGGTACGGGAAGCACCAGAACCAGAAACTACAGCCGAACGTCGCTTAACTAAAGCCAGCAATACCCCCATTGCCCAAGTATTAAAAACTTTCTACACTCCCCAAGGTGGCAAACTCTCCCTAGTCCGTGTTTGGCAAGGCAAATTAACCGATGGTATTGTTCTCAACGGCGTGCGCGCTGGTGGGCTTTATCGCTTAATGGGACAACAACAGCAGTCAGTTAACGAAGTTTTAGCTGGCGATATTGTAGCTTTGAGCCGTTTAGAAGGCATCAAAACCGGAGATATCCTGTCTTCAGATCCACAGTTAAAAGCAGATTTACCGAAAGCTGAACAGTTAGAACCCGTTTACGCCCTGGCGATTACTCCCGAAAAGCGCAACGATGAAGTAAAACTCAGCAGCGCCATCACCAAACTATTAGAAGAAGATCCTTCTCTTAATTGGGAACAGCACGGCGATACCCATGAAGTAATTCTGTGGGGACAAGGCGAAATTCATTTGCAAGTTGCCTTAGATAGACTGCGGCGGAAATATAACCTGCCAATGACTACCCACATGCCCCAAGTGCCTTACAAAGAAACCATTCGCAAACCTGTAGCCGCAGTACATGGGCGCTATAAACACCAAAGCGGTGGACATGGGCAATTTGGTGATGTCTTCCTAGATATTCAGCCCCTACCCCGTGGCGAAGGCTTTAACTTCCGGGAAACCATTGTGGGTGGTGTTGTGCCCAGACAGTATATTCCTGGCGTAGAAATGGGCGTGCGGGAATTTCTAGCACATGGGCCTTTGGGCTTCCCTGTTGTGGATGTGGCGGTAACTCTAACCAATGGTTCCTACCACAACGTTGATAGTTCCGAACAAGCTTTTAAACAAGCTGCTAGGTTGGCAATGCAAACAGGAGTACCCCAAGCCCAACCTACACTCCTAGAACCGATTTTGAAAGTGCAAGTAACCACACCTAGCGAATTTACCTCCAAAGCCCTGCAACTTCTCAGTGGTAAACGGGGGCAAATCTTAGGTTACGAAGGCAGAAACGATTGGCAAGGTTGGGATAATATCTCAGCATACTTGCCCCAAGCAGAGATGCATGACTTTATTGTAGAACTGCGATCGCTCACTCTCGGTGTTGGTTCCTTCCACTGGGAATATGACCATCTGCAAGAAGTACCGGAAAAACTCGCCGAACGCGTACTGCAAAGCAATACTAATGGTCATGCTAATGGCAACGGTAACGGTAACAGCAAATAA
- a CDS encoding lipopolysaccharide assembly protein LapB, with amino-acid sequence MYCFNGKSLQSLYNFRPSILVSLIILWGSILYPSTTFAITPPDLFAQTTSQGAVDLLNQGLQAIQAGRVQDAIASFKKAILLDPKLAPAHYNLGLALRQTGQLQPAADAFYQATQADPKFAPAFANLGGALLEGNNLQLANDYLQRAIELDSKLGFAHYNLGLLREQQRDWERAIASFRKAMQYSQNAPEPAYHLGLVYLQQGKVDQAREAFRQALRVNPQYAEAHYNLGSIWFQQSKWQEALEAFRKAATANSNYANAYYGAGLAFMQLKQYAQAAQVFQYARDLYNAQGNPQWGKNAQQLLQQAQNFNYQPR; translated from the coding sequence ATGTATTGTTTTAATGGTAAATCTCTGCAATCGTTATATAATTTCCGCCCCAGTATATTAGTCAGTTTAATTATTTTATGGGGTAGCATTCTCTATCCTTCTACCACTTTTGCCATCACCCCACCGGATTTATTCGCGCAAACTACTAGCCAAGGAGCAGTAGACTTATTAAATCAAGGCTTACAGGCAATACAAGCCGGGAGAGTGCAAGATGCGATCGCTTCCTTTAAAAAAGCTATCCTACTAGATCCCAAATTAGCCCCCGCCCACTACAATTTAGGGCTAGCATTGCGGCAGACTGGACAATTACAACCTGCAGCAGATGCATTTTATCAAGCAACACAGGCAGATCCTAAATTTGCGCCCGCCTTTGCCAATTTAGGCGGAGCCTTATTAGAAGGGAATAATTTGCAGTTAGCGAATGATTACTTACAACGGGCAATCGAACTCGATTCTAAACTCGGTTTTGCTCACTATAACTTAGGATTGCTGCGAGAACAGCAACGAGATTGGGAAAGAGCGATCGCATCTTTTAGAAAAGCGATGCAATATAGCCAAAATGCTCCAGAGCCAGCCTACCATTTAGGATTAGTTTATCTGCAACAAGGCAAAGTCGATCAAGCCAGAGAAGCCTTTCGCCAAGCGCTGAGAGTTAATCCCCAATATGCGGAAGCACATTACAATTTAGGTTCAATTTGGTTTCAACAAAGTAAATGGCAAGAAGCCTTAGAAGCCTTCAGAAAAGCAGCCACAGCTAACTCAAATTATGCCAACGCATATTATGGAGCGGGGTTAGCATTTATGCAATTAAAACAATATGCACAAGCCGCCCAAGTCTTTCAATATGCCAGAGATTTATACAACGCTCAAGGCAATCCTCAATGGGGAAAAAATGCCCAGCAATTGTTACAACAAGCACAGAATTTCAATTACCAACCTCGCTAA
- a CDS encoding phosphate-starvation-inducible PsiE family protein, translated as MHMQKRVKSRFLFCDRWFDRHAIVRNMEAFQDLIVIVLCLGLFAVMLLQLWGILIAITHQLDYKIVTAKILFILILVELFRLLMVYLQEHSIAVGVAVEVTIVSVLREVVVHGALEISSIQTAAICGLLLILGALLIVCAKTPHMDCMSANTKFCPIVYQGSREKQNLEFQYSRRCDENQPLV; from the coding sequence ATGCATATGCAAAAGCGCGTTAAAAGCCGATTTCTATTTTGCGATCGCTGGTTTGATCGCCATGCGATTGTTCGCAATATGGAGGCTTTTCAAGACTTAATTGTTATAGTTTTATGTTTAGGTTTATTTGCTGTCATGTTATTGCAATTGTGGGGGATATTGATTGCAATTACACATCAACTTGACTACAAAATAGTGACAGCAAAAATACTATTTATCCTGATTTTGGTAGAATTATTTCGGCTGCTCATGGTTTATTTACAAGAGCATAGTATTGCTGTTGGTGTCGCAGTCGAAGTCACAATTGTATCCGTCCTGCGAGAAGTAGTTGTTCACGGTGCCTTAGAAATTTCTTCAATTCAAACAGCAGCAATTTGCGGCTTATTATTAATTTTGGGTGCGTTATTAATAGTGTGTGCAAAAACACCACACATGGATTGCATGAGCGCTAACACAAAATTTTGCCCTATTGTCTATCAAGGAAGTAGAGAAAAGCAAAATCTAGAGTTTCAATACTCACGCCGCTGTGATGAAAATCAGCCTTTGGTG